From one Anopheles cruzii chromosome 3, idAnoCruzAS_RS32_06, whole genome shotgun sequence genomic stretch:
- the LOC128273424 gene encoding filamin-A isoform X3 — translation MPSGQVDKPVIDDNHDGTVSIRYDPKEEGIHELAVKYNGEHVQGSPFKFHVDSISSGYVTAYGPGLVHGVTGEPAQFVISTKGAGAGGLQMAVEGPSKADITYHDNKDGTVSVSYLPTAPGEYKISVRFGDKHIKGSPYFAKITGEGRKRNQISVGSCSEVTLPGVISDQDLRSLNASIQAPTGLEEPCFLKRMPTGNIGISFTPREIGEHTVSVKRLGKHIANSPFKVNVCEREVGDAKKVVVSGSALKEGKTHQDNVFAVDTRNAGYGGLSLSIEGPSKAEIQCTDKDDGTLNIAYKPTEPGYYIVNLKFADHHVTGSPFTVKVSGEGTNRQREKIQRQREAVPITEVGSQCKLTFKMPGITSFDLSATVTSPGGVSEDAEIQEIEDGLYAVHFVPKELGVHTVSVKYKQIHIPGSPFQFTVGPLKDTGAHLVKAGGPGLEHGEQGVPSEFNVWTREAGGGTLAISVEGPSKAEIEFKDRKDGSCDVSYVVSEPGDYRIGLKFNDRHIPDSPFKVYISPAMGEAHKLEVAQFPSGCVQADKPAQFMVRKNGAKGELDAKVVAPSNNEDDCFIQLIDQDQYSVRFYPRENGIHAIHVKFNGVHIPGSPYRIKVGKDDVDPAAVHAVGKGLGDVKTGEKTDLIIDTCNAGAGTLAVTVDGPAKVAMDCTEVEEGYKVRYTPLLPGHYYMTIKYNQMHIVGSPFKINCTGESLAEAGGQETSSVIVETVAKMSKGGNRTGVILPIFKSDASKVQSKGMGLKKAYMGKQNQFTVNAGDAGNNILFVGIYGPKGPCDEVFIKHTGRNQYNVNYLVRERGDYILLVKWGDDHIPGSPFKVEV, via the exons ATGCCCAGCGGACAGGTAGACAAGCCCGTGATTGACGACAACCACGATGGCACCGTATCGATCCGCTACGACCCGAAGGAGGAAGGTATCCACGAGCTGGCGGTGAAGTACAATGGTGAGCATGTGCAGGGCTCGCCGTTCAAATTCCACGTCGATTCGATCTCGTCCGGGTACGTGACGGCGTACGGGCCGGGCCTGGTGCACGGTGtcaccggcgaaccggcccAGTTCGTCATCTCCACCAAgggggccggtgccggtggtttgcAGATGGCCGTCGAAGGGCCGAGCAAGGCGGAC ATCACCTACCACGATAACAAGGATGGCACGGTGTCCGTGTCGTACCTACCGACCGCTCCCGGCGAGTACAAGATCTCCGTCCGCTTCGGTGACAAGCACATCAAGGGTTCGCCGTACTTTGCCAAGATCACCGGCGAGGGCCGCAAGCGTAACCAGATCTCGGTCGGTTCCTGCTCCGAGGTGACGCTCCCGGGCGTGATCAGCGACCAGGATCTGCGCTCGCTGAACGCGTCGATTCAGGCGCCGACGGGCCTGGAGGAACCGTGCTTCCTGAAGCGCATGCCAACCGGCAACATTGGCATCTCGTTTACGCCGCGCGAAATCGGCGAGCACACCGTGTCCGTCAAGCGGCTCGGCAAGCACATCGCCAACTCGCCCTTCAAGGTGAACGTGTGCGAGCGTGAGGTCGGCGACGCGAAGAAGGTGGTCGTTTCGGGCAGCGCACTGAAGGAAGGCAAAACGCACCAGGACAACGTGTTCGCGGTGGACACGCGCAACGCCGGATACGGCGGTCTTTCGCTGTCGATCGAGGGCCCGAGCAAGGCGGAGATCCAGTGCACGGACAAGGACGATGGCACGCTGAACATCGCGTacaaaccgaccgaaccgggcTACTACATCGTGAATCTCAAGTTCGCCGACCATCACGTGACGGGCTCCCCGTTCACGGTGAAGGTATCGGGCGAGGGTACGAACCGGCAGCGGGAGAAGATCCAGCGGCAGCGCGAGGCCGTGCCGATCACGGAGGTCGGTAGCCAGTGCAAGCTCACGTTCAAGATGCCGGGCATTACGTCGTTCGATCTATCGGCCACCGTCACCTCGCCCGGTGGCGTTAGCGAGGACGCCGAGATACAGGAGATCGAAGACGGACTGTACGCGGTTCACTTTGTGCCGAAGGAGCTCGGTGTTCACACGGTTTCGGTCAAGTACAAGCAGATTCATATTCCTG GATCGCCATTCCAGTTCACCGTTGGTCCGCTCAAAGACACTGGTGCCCACCTGGTCAAGGCCGGTGGTCCGGGTCTCGAGCACGGTGAACAGGGTGTACCGTCCGAGTTCAACGTGTGGACGCGCGAAGCAGGCGGTGGCACTTTGGCCATTTCCGTCGAAGGCCCCAGCAAAGCGGAGATCGAGTTCAAGGATCGCAAGGACGGCTCGTGCGACGTTTCCTATGTGGTCAGCGAACCAG GTGACTATCGCATCGGGTTGAAGTTCAACGATCGCCATATTCCGGACTCGCCGTTCAAGGTGTACATCTCACCGGCGATGGGCGAAGCGCACAAGCTGGAGGTGGCGCAGTTCCCATCCGGTTGCGTTCAGGCCGACAAGCCTGCCCAGTTTATGGTCCGAAAGAACGGTGCCAAGGGTGAGCTCGATGCGAAG GTCGTTGCTCCGTCCAACAACGAAGACGATTGTTTCATACAGCTGATCGACCAGGATCAGTACTCGGTGCGGTTCTATCCACGTGAGAACGGTATCCACGCAATCCACGTGAAGTTCAACGGTGTCCATATTCCCGGCTCTCCGTACCGCATCAAGGTCGGCAAGGACGACGTCGATCCGGCCGCGGTGCACGCTGTGGGCAAGGGTCTCGGTGATGTGAAGACGGGCGAAAAGACGGATCTGATCATCGACACGTGCAATGCCGGTGCGGGTACGCTGGCCGTTACCGTTGATGGTCCGGCCAAGGTAGCGATGGACTGTACGGAGGTCGAAGAAGGCTACAAGGTCCGCTACACGCCACTATTACCGGGCCACTACTACATGACGATCAAGTACAACCAGATGCACATCGTCGGCTCACCGTTCAAGATCAACTGCACGGGCGAGAGCTTGGCCGAAGCCGGTGGTCAAGAGACGTCCTCCGTTATCgtcgaaacggtggccaagaTGTCGAAAGGTGGCAATCGGACCGGAGTCATTCTGCCCATCTTCAAATCAGACGCCAGCAAAGTCCAGTCGAAGGGCATGGGTCTCAAGAAGGCGTACATGGGCAAGCAGAATCAGTTCACAGTGAATGCCGGTGATGCGG GCAACAACATTCTGTTTGTCGGCATTTACGGCCCCAAGGGACCGTGCGATGAAGTGTTCATCAAACACACGGGACGCAATCAATACAATGTCAACTATCTGGTGCGTGAGCGGGGCGACTACATCCTGCTGGTGAAATGGGGCGACGATCATATTCCCGGATCCCCGTTCAAGGTTGAAGTGTAA
- the LOC128273426 gene encoding probable U3 small nucleolar RNA-associated protein 11, translated as MSSWKKASKSNQKVHRERAQPAAREHLGALEKKKDYKQRANDQHQKDATLKALRKRALNKNPDEFYHHMINSKIQRGEHRELEQGDEFTMDQIKLMQTQDLKYVTMKRTMEANKIRRLQSQLHMTDIVNETPNNHIFFVEDGEEATNFDLAARLDTHPELIGRRTNRPRLKDLAKLKPDHIEPEVLERIARERDLCYNELKRRIEREKELAVVQKTLEIKRSLKEKRKTQPKRVKKGTADRAPVYRFQYERKR; from the coding sequence ATGTCGAGTTGGAAAAAAGCATCGAAATCGAACCAGAAGGTGCACCGCGAGCGTGCACAGCCCGCAGCTCGGGAGCATTTGGGGGcgctggagaagaagaaggactACAAGCAGCGCGCTAATGATCAGCATCAGAAGGATGCCACGCTAAAGGCGCTCCGGAAGCGGGCGCTCAACAAAAACCCCGACGAATTCTACCACCACATGATCAATTCGAAGATCCAAAGAGGGGAACACCGCGAGCTGGAGCAGGGCGACGAGTTTACGATGGATCAGATCAAGCTAATGCAAACGCAAGACCTGAAGTATGTGACGATGAAGCGCACGATGGAAGCTAATAAAATCCGTCGGCTGCAGAGCCAACTACACATGACCGATATCGTCAATGAGACGCCCAACAACCACATTTTCTTCGTCGAGGATGGTGAGGAAGCAACCAATTTCGACCTGGCGGCACGGCTTGACACACACCCGGAACTCATTGGCCGCCGAACGAACCGGCCACGGCTGAAGGATCTGGCAAAACTGAAACCGGACCACATTGAGCCGGAAGTTCTGGAGCGCATCGCCCGGGAACGCGATCTGTGCTACAATGAGCTGAAGCGCCGCATTGAACGAGAGAAGGAGCTGGCCGTGGTGCAGAAGACGCTGGAGATCAAACGCTCGTTAAAGGAGAAACGAaaaacgcaaccgaaacgaGTGAAAAAAGGTACGGCGGACCGGGCACCAGTTTACCGGTTCCAGTACGAGCGCAAACGGTAA
- the LOC128273424 gene encoding filamin-A isoform X2 — MTISEHDRREMVRVFYIEQDVPVVEDSDIDFVPTNMLSGFFLHSHKAEVKMPSGQVDKPVIDDNHDGTVSIRYDPKEEGIHELAVKYNGEHVQGSPFKFHVDSISSGYVTAYGPGLVHGVTGEPAQFVISTKGAGAGGLQMAVEGPSKADITYHDNKDGTVSVSYLPTAPGEYKISVRFGDKHIKGSPYFAKITGEGRKRNQISVGSCSEVTLPGVISDQDLRSLNASIQAPTGLEEPCFLKRMPTGNIGISFTPREIGEHTVSVKRLGKHIANSPFKVNVCEREVGDAKKVVVSGSALKEGKTHQDNVFAVDTRNAGYGGLSLSIEGPSKAEIQCTDKDDGTLNIAYKPTEPGYYIVNLKFADHHVTGSPFTVKVSGEGTNRQREKIQRQREAVPITEVGSQCKLTFKMPGITSFDLSATVTSPGGVSEDAEIQEIEDGLYAVHFVPKELGVHTVSVKYKQIHIPGSPFQFTVGPLKDTGAHLVKAGGPGLEHGEQGVPSEFNVWTREAGGGTLAISVEGPSKAEIEFKDRKDGSCDVSYVVSEPGDYRIGLKFNDRHIPDSPFKVYISPAMGEAHKLEVAQFPSGCVQADKPAQFMVRKNGAKGELDAKVVAPSNNEDDCFIQLIDQDQYSVRFYPRENGIHAIHVKFNGVHIPGSPYRIKVGKDDVDPAAVHAVGKGLGDVKTGEKTDLIIDTCNAGAGTLAVTVDGPAKVAMDCTEVEEGYKVRYTPLLPGHYYMTIKYNQMHIVGSPFKINCTGESLAEAGGQETSSVIVETVAKMSKGGNRTGVILPIFKSDASKVQSKGMGLKKAYMGKQNQFTVNAGDAGNNILFVGIYGPKGPCDEVFIKHTGRNQYNVNYLVRERGDYILLVKWGDDHIPGSPFKVEV; from the exons ATGACCATTTCCGAGCACGATCGGCGCGAGATGGTCCGGGTGTTCTACATCGAGCAAGacgtgccggtggtggaagACTCGGACATTGACTTCGTCCCGACCAACATGCTGAGCGGATTCTTCCTACACTCGCACAAAG CCGAAGTCAAGATGCCCAGCGGACAGGTAGACAAGCCCGTGATTGACGACAACCACGATGGCACCGTATCGATCCGCTACGACCCGAAGGAGGAAGGTATCCACGAGCTGGCGGTGAAGTACAATGGTGAGCATGTGCAGGGCTCGCCGTTCAAATTCCACGTCGATTCGATCTCGTCCGGGTACGTGACGGCGTACGGGCCGGGCCTGGTGCACGGTGtcaccggcgaaccggcccAGTTCGTCATCTCCACCAAgggggccggtgccggtggtttgcAGATGGCCGTCGAAGGGCCGAGCAAGGCGGAC ATCACCTACCACGATAACAAGGATGGCACGGTGTCCGTGTCGTACCTACCGACCGCTCCCGGCGAGTACAAGATCTCCGTCCGCTTCGGTGACAAGCACATCAAGGGTTCGCCGTACTTTGCCAAGATCACCGGCGAGGGCCGCAAGCGTAACCAGATCTCGGTCGGTTCCTGCTCCGAGGTGACGCTCCCGGGCGTGATCAGCGACCAGGATCTGCGCTCGCTGAACGCGTCGATTCAGGCGCCGACGGGCCTGGAGGAACCGTGCTTCCTGAAGCGCATGCCAACCGGCAACATTGGCATCTCGTTTACGCCGCGCGAAATCGGCGAGCACACCGTGTCCGTCAAGCGGCTCGGCAAGCACATCGCCAACTCGCCCTTCAAGGTGAACGTGTGCGAGCGTGAGGTCGGCGACGCGAAGAAGGTGGTCGTTTCGGGCAGCGCACTGAAGGAAGGCAAAACGCACCAGGACAACGTGTTCGCGGTGGACACGCGCAACGCCGGATACGGCGGTCTTTCGCTGTCGATCGAGGGCCCGAGCAAGGCGGAGATCCAGTGCACGGACAAGGACGATGGCACGCTGAACATCGCGTacaaaccgaccgaaccgggcTACTACATCGTGAATCTCAAGTTCGCCGACCATCACGTGACGGGCTCCCCGTTCACGGTGAAGGTATCGGGCGAGGGTACGAACCGGCAGCGGGAGAAGATCCAGCGGCAGCGCGAGGCCGTGCCGATCACGGAGGTCGGTAGCCAGTGCAAGCTCACGTTCAAGATGCCGGGCATTACGTCGTTCGATCTATCGGCCACCGTCACCTCGCCCGGTGGCGTTAGCGAGGACGCCGAGATACAGGAGATCGAAGACGGACTGTACGCGGTTCACTTTGTGCCGAAGGAGCTCGGTGTTCACACGGTTTCGGTCAAGTACAAGCAGATTCATATTCCTG GATCGCCATTCCAGTTCACCGTTGGTCCGCTCAAAGACACTGGTGCCCACCTGGTCAAGGCCGGTGGTCCGGGTCTCGAGCACGGTGAACAGGGTGTACCGTCCGAGTTCAACGTGTGGACGCGCGAAGCAGGCGGTGGCACTTTGGCCATTTCCGTCGAAGGCCCCAGCAAAGCGGAGATCGAGTTCAAGGATCGCAAGGACGGCTCGTGCGACGTTTCCTATGTGGTCAGCGAACCAG GTGACTATCGCATCGGGTTGAAGTTCAACGATCGCCATATTCCGGACTCGCCGTTCAAGGTGTACATCTCACCGGCGATGGGCGAAGCGCACAAGCTGGAGGTGGCGCAGTTCCCATCCGGTTGCGTTCAGGCCGACAAGCCTGCCCAGTTTATGGTCCGAAAGAACGGTGCCAAGGGTGAGCTCGATGCGAAG GTCGTTGCTCCGTCCAACAACGAAGACGATTGTTTCATACAGCTGATCGACCAGGATCAGTACTCGGTGCGGTTCTATCCACGTGAGAACGGTATCCACGCAATCCACGTGAAGTTCAACGGTGTCCATATTCCCGGCTCTCCGTACCGCATCAAGGTCGGCAAGGACGACGTCGATCCGGCCGCGGTGCACGCTGTGGGCAAGGGTCTCGGTGATGTGAAGACGGGCGAAAAGACGGATCTGATCATCGACACGTGCAATGCCGGTGCGGGTACGCTGGCCGTTACCGTTGATGGTCCGGCCAAGGTAGCGATGGACTGTACGGAGGTCGAAGAAGGCTACAAGGTCCGCTACACGCCACTATTACCGGGCCACTACTACATGACGATCAAGTACAACCAGATGCACATCGTCGGCTCACCGTTCAAGATCAACTGCACGGGCGAGAGCTTGGCCGAAGCCGGTGGTCAAGAGACGTCCTCCGTTATCgtcgaaacggtggccaagaTGTCGAAAGGTGGCAATCGGACCGGAGTCATTCTGCCCATCTTCAAATCAGACGCCAGCAAAGTCCAGTCGAAGGGCATGGGTCTCAAGAAGGCGTACATGGGCAAGCAGAATCAGTTCACAGTGAATGCCGGTGATGCGG GCAACAACATTCTGTTTGTCGGCATTTACGGCCCCAAGGGACCGTGCGATGAAGTGTTCATCAAACACACGGGACGCAATCAATACAATGTCAACTATCTGGTGCGTGAGCGGGGCGACTACATCCTGCTGGTGAAATGGGGCGACGATCATATTCCCGGATCCCCGTTCAAGGTTGAAGTGTAA
- the LOC128273425 gene encoding DNA-binding protein Ets97D: MMDSLNIKLEVPDLPLQLGEDGLMMPNAEFLPTANELLFGGDDDDDVIAVHMDLRENLSKLRGLVEQRIGISLKHYEFWLQGSTMLESHKNLVDQCVQGEGLVQINVQVQPAQRRINIADVLKPTDEVLQSYQKELEQAAKESEKAAPAAGKEKTDTQGTPTNAANALQKRNKELSVSDTLVDGGSVVGAGDGKPLTKEAQETANAVAAIINAVSAEEQEREQRLVAETTTSEKLLQHIKVESGSLNEHSMDDCDDSDMDDGGPEEPGSLRWTCDSTFLRDQQRLNIPKDPKEWTVAHVKHWIQWAVRAFNLTGIKLQDWNISGRELCALGRDEFRQKVPNDPDTLFWTHLALLRKCKFVGVLQKHVPDGDDFDEMAIRRKMPKVVTLGNEANFCGNRTGNNGQIQLWQFLLEILTDREHRGIIQWIGREGEFKLCNPELVAQLWGERKNKPTMNYEKLSRALRYYYDGDMISKVHGKRFVYKFVCDLRELLGYDASELSRLVSEGSTEPANSDEMKNFDMDFD; this comes from the exons ATGATGGATTCGTTGAACATAAAACTCGAGGTGCCGGATTTGCCGCTGCAGCTGGGCGAGGATGGGTTAATGATGCCGAACGCGGAGTTCCTGCCGACCGCGAATGAGCTTCTGttcggtggcgacgacgacgatgatgtgaTAGCGGTTCACATGGATTTGCGCGAGAACCTTTCGAAACTGCGGGGACTGGTCGAGCAGCGGATCGGCATCTCGCTGAAGCACTATGAGTTTTGGCTGCAAGGTTCGACGATGCTGGAATCGCACAAGAATCTCGTCGACCAGTGTGTTCAAGGCGAGGGATTGGTCCAGATCAACGTGCAGGTTCAACCGGCACAGCGACGGATCAACATTGCCGACGTGCTGAAGCCTACCGACGAAGTGCTCCAATCGTATCAGAAGGAGCTGGAGCAGGCGGCAAAGGAATCGGAAAAGGCAGCCCCCGCTGCCGGGAAAGAGAAGACCGACACCCAAGGGACCCCAACAAATGCTGCCAACGCTTTGCAAAAGCGCAACAAAGAACTCTCCGTAAGCGATACGCTGGTGGACGGTGGTTCGGTGGTGGGCGCTGGTGACGGTAAGCCACTTACTAAGGAAGCCCAGGAAACGGCCAACGCGGTCGCTGCTATCATCAACGCGGTCAGTGCCGAAGAGCAAGAACGGGAGCAGCGCTTAGTGGCAGAGACGACGACGTCGGAAAAGCTGTTGCAGCACATCAAGGTGGAATCAGGCAGCTTGAACGAACACTCGATGGACGATTGCGACGATTCGGACATGGATGATGGCGGCCCGGAGGAGCCGGGCTCGCTGCGCTGGACGTGCGACAGCACGTTTCTGCGCGATCAGCAGCGCCTGAATATTCCGAAAGACCCGAAAGAGTGGACCGTAGCGCACGTCAAGCACTGGATCCAGTGGGCGGTGCGAGCATTCAACCTGACCGGTATTAAACTGCAGGACTGGAACATTAGCGGCCGTGAGCTGTGCGCACTCGGGCGGGATGAGTTCAGGCAGAAAGTTCCCAACGATCCGGACACCCTGTTCTGGACACATCTGGCCCTGCTGCGGAAATGCAAGTTTGTTGGCGTCCTACAAAAGCACGTACCGGACGGGGACGATTTCGATGAGATGGCCATTCGACGGAAGATGCCAAAAGTGGTCACTTTAGGAA ACGAAGCCAATTTTTGTGGTAATCGCACGGGAAACAATGGCCAGATACAGCTGTGGCAGTTTCTGCTGGAGATACTCACCGATCGGGAGCATCGCGGCATCATTCAGTGGATCG gTCGCGAAGGAGAGTTCAAGCTCTGCAACCCGGAACTGGTGGCCCAGCTCTGGGGCgagaggaaaaacaaaccgacaATGAACTACGAGAAGCTGTCGCGTGCCTTACGTTACTACTACGACGGCGATATGATCTCGAAAGTGCACGGAAAGCGATTCGTGTACAAATTTGTGTGCGATCTGCGCGAACTCCTCGGTTACGATGCGTCCGAACTGTCGCGGCTGGTCAGCGAAGGCTCAACGGAGCCGGCAAATAGtgacgaaatgaaaaactttgATATGGACTTTGATTGA